The Flavobacterium psychrotrophum region TATGGCATCTTCCAATTGATGGTCATATATCAATATATCATAGGTATAGCCATTAAGGCCAACTTGTTTTATGCCGGTTACAATTTCATCGCGAAGCAAAAATCCCCTGGGTTCACCTTGTGCCACATGTCGCAATCCCTTAAGTTTTTTCTCTGTTTTATAGCCTTCAAGTACCTCTAAGATATCGGGGTCTGCCAGATTAATCCAACCGACTACGCCTTTAACCTGAGTATTTTCGGCTGCAAGCTCTAATAAAAAATCTGTTTCTGCATCGCTTTGGGTAGATTGTACAGCAATACAGCCATCAACACCATTTTGAGCTAAAACGGCTGACGCATCTGCAGGAAGAAAATCTTTTTGGATCACTTTCATATCGTCCGTAATCCAGTCGTTCTTTACCGCATCATAGTGCCAAAAGTGCACATGTGCATCAATAATCATGGTTGATACTCCTTTACATGTTGGGTACTGCTGCCAAGGCCATCTATGCCCAAAGCCACTATGTCGCCCGGGTTTAAGTACCATGGTTCGGGTTTTTGGCCTAAGCCTACGCCTGCGGGTGTACCTGTAGATATAACATCGCCCGGAAGCAGCGTCATGAACTGGCTGATATAGCTTACTATAAACGGAACGTCAAAGATGAGGTTTGAGGTGTTGCCATCCTGTAGTACTTTATCATTTACCTTAAGCCAAAGCCTCAGGTTGTGTACATCTTCAATTTCATCGGGTGTGGCAATAAAGGGGCCTATTGGGGCAAATGTATCGCAACTTTTACCTTTTACCCACTGGCCATTGCGCTCCAGCTGAAAAGCCCTTTCGCTATAATCATTGTGCAGGGTATATCCGGCTACGTGATTAAGTGCATCTTGCTCATCAATATAACTTGCCTTTTTGCCAATAACAATTGCAAGTTCTACCTCCCAGTCCGTTTTAGTGCTGTTTTTAGGGATAATCAAGTCATCATCAGGGCCCACAATTGCTGTGGTAGACTTAAAAAACAATATAGGTTCCGTAGGTATTGGGGCATTGGTTTCGGCGGCGTGGTCTTTATAGTTAAGGCCTACACATATAATTTTTGACGGACGTGCCAGTGGTGCGCCAAGCCTTTCATCAGCTGAAACTTCGGGCAGATTGCCATTTGATATTTTATTTTTAAGCTGTTCAATACCATCGCCGGTAAAAAAAGCTTCGTTGTAATCGGCTACCAGGTGAGATACATCGTAGCGTTTATCTTTTATAATAACACCGGGTTTTTCCTGCCCCGGGGCTCCAAATCGTATTAGTTTCATACTTTTCTTTAATTGTTTAGGGTAGTAAAACCACCATCTATAGGATAATCTACACCCGTAATAAATGCCGCCTCATTACTACATAAATATAGTGCGAGAGATGCTACCTCATCAGGTTTTGCCATGCGGCCTATAGGCTGGGTTTTAGAAAGTTTATCAAACATCTCAGCTATATTATCAGGATAATTTTTTTGAAGGAAACCATCTACAAACGGGGTATGCACCCGCGCCGGGGAAATAGAGTTGCACCTTATGTTTTCGCCTATATAATCTTTTGCCACGCTCATGGTCATGGCCTTAACTGCACCCTTAGCAGTGCTGTATGCAAAACGGTGCGGTATACCTACCAGTGCGGCAATAGAAGCCATATTTATAATAACACCGCCGCCTGCAAGCCTTAACTGCGGTATTGCGGCATACAAAGTATTATAAACACCTTTTACATTAACACGCATTACCCTGTCAAAATCATCTTCGGGTGTTGTATCTGCCTTGCCAATGTGGGCTATGCCTGCGTTGTTTACTAATATATTTACAGGGCCTATGGCTTTAAAAGCCGCCAGGACTTCCTGCTGGTCTGCAACATCGCAAACCCTGATGAATGCTTTACCGCCAAAAGCCTCTATTTGAGAGAGTGTTGCGGCTGCATTTTCTGCACTGATCTCGAATATATAAACTTCGGCACCCTGCTTAGCGAGTAGTACGGCTATAGCCTGGCCAATGCCGCTGCCACCCCCGGTTACTACCGCTATTTTATTATCTAATCTAAACATTTTTATAGTCTAAAGGTTGAATTTTTTAAGTCTTAAAGCCCGAGCAGGATGTCTAAAGGCTTACCCCACGTTTCCACGGAATAAAATCGTCCTGGTTAAGTTGCACTGCCTTGGGTATTTCTATACCGCTTGCTGCTTTAATGCAATATTCCAGTATATCTTCGCCCATTTCGGTAATTGTTTTTTCGCCATTTATAATAGCACCGGTATCAATATCTATTATATCTGCCATGCGTGCTGCAAGCGCCGAGTTTGTAGCTACTTTTATAGTAGGGCATATGGGGTTGCCGGTAGGTGTGCCCAAGCCTGTGGTGAACAGTATCAATGTGGCTCCTGCCGCAGCTTTACCTGTAGTAGCTTCTACATCGTTACCGGGTGTGCATACAAGGCTAAGGCCTGGTTTTGTAGCCGGTTCTGTATAATTAAGTACATCTACAACCGGCGATGAACCCGCTTTTTTTGCAGCCCCTGCCGATTTTATGGCATCGGTTATTAACCCGTCTTTAATATTGCCCGGCGAAGGGTTCATAAAGAATCCCGAACCTGCCTGATGCGCAAGGGCATCATAATCGGTCATTAATTTTATGAATTTTTCGGCAGTTTCTCTGTTTACAGAACGGTCTATCATTTCCTGCTCTACACCGCACAATTCAGGAAACTCAGCCAACAGTACTTTAGCACCCAGACCTACAAGAAGATCTGCACAATGCCCCACAGCAGGATTAGCAGATATGCCACTAAAACCATCACTGCCACCACATTTTACACCTACTGTAAGCTTGCTTAACGGTGCATCGGCACGTTCTGCCTTATTAGCTTCTATAAGGCCTATGAATGTTTGCCTTATTGCATCTTTTAGCATTTGCTCTTCGCTTACCGCGCGCTGCTGCTCAAATATAAGCAGCAGCTTATCAAAATCTGGATGAAGGGCAAAAAGGTCGTGTTTAAAACTATCAGCCTGTAAGTGCTGGCATCCAAGGCTTAATACCGTAACGCCCGCTACGTTAGGATGGTTTGCG contains the following coding sequences:
- a CDS encoding UxaA family hydrolase; protein product: MKNIVLRINPADNVLVALQDIAAGTTIHYDGLDYTTTEPIPAKHKFFMADMEPGEEIIMYGVLVGKVQYAVQKGTRMSTENTKHAAEPYAYRDVSYTWQAPDVSKYNNRTFKGYHRSNGQVGTANYWLFIPTVFCENRNLDIIKESLYSELGYAVDDKYKSFTHKLIEAFNNGEDINTISLGPVAATAPERVFKNIDGIKFLNHTGGCGGTRQDSEVLSRLLIAYANHPNVAGVTVLSLGCQHLQADSFKHDLFALHPDFDKLLLIFEQQRAVSEEQMLKDAIRQTFIGLIEANKAERADAPLSKLTVGVKCGGSDGFSGISANPAVGHCADLLVGLGAKVLLAEFPELCGVEQEMIDRSVNRETAEKFIKLMTDYDALAHQAGSGFFMNPSPGNIKDGLITDAIKSAGAAKKAGSSPVVDVLNYTEPATKPGLSLVCTPGNDVEATTGKAAAGATLILFTTGLGTPTGNPICPTIKVATNSALAARMADIIDIDTGAIINGEKTITEMGEDILEYCIKAASGIEIPKAVQLNQDDFIPWKRGVSL
- a CDS encoding SDR family NAD(P)-dependent oxidoreductase gives rise to the protein MFRLDNKIAVVTGGGSGIGQAIAVLLAKQGAEVYIFEISAENAAATLSQIEAFGGKAFIRVCDVADQQEVLAAFKAIGPVNILVNNAGIAHIGKADTTPEDDFDRVMRVNVKGVYNTLYAAIPQLRLAGGGVIINMASIAALVGIPHRFAYSTAKGAVKAMTMSVAKDYIGENIRCNSISPARVHTPFVDGFLQKNYPDNIAEMFDKLSKTQPIGRMAKPDEVASLALYLCSNEAAFITGVDYPIDGGFTTLNN
- a CDS encoding amidohydrolase family protein gives rise to the protein MIIDAHVHFWHYDAVKNDWITDDMKVIQKDFLPADASAVLAQNGVDGCIAVQSTQSDAETDFLLELAAENTQVKGVVGWINLADPDILEVLEGYKTEKKLKGLRHVAQGEPRGFLLRDEIVTGIKQVGLNGYTYDILIYDHQLEDAIQLTEKLSGQPFILNHCGKPALRSGAIKNWKSGIKELATNPDVSCKISGLLTEDKWHNCNEKQLSECFDTIFENFGTSRILFGSDWPVVNVAGTYTQWMGFVKQYISQCTTAQQQDILGNNAARIYNL
- a CDS encoding fumarylacetoacetate hydrolase family protein encodes the protein MKLIRFGAPGQEKPGVIIKDKRYDVSHLVADYNEAFFTGDGIEQLKNKISNGNLPEVSADERLGAPLARPSKIICVGLNYKDHAAETNAPIPTEPILFFKSTTAIVGPDDDLIIPKNSTKTDWEVELAIVIGKKASYIDEQDALNHVAGYTLHNDYSERAFQLERNGQWVKGKSCDTFAPIGPFIATPDEIEDVHNLRLWLKVNDKVLQDGNTSNLIFDVPFIVSYISQFMTLLPGDVISTGTPAGVGLGQKPEPWYLNPGDIVALGIDGLGSSTQHVKEYQP